Proteins encoded together in one Trueperaceae bacterium window:
- a CDS encoding response regulator transcription factor: MATGTVLIVEDERTLVGILTDYLRREGFRVETAFDGTRGLELWRAARPDLILLDIMLPGIDGLEVARRVRAESAVPIIMLTARDEEVDKLVGLGLGADDYVVKPYSPREVVARVKAVLRRAGGGVEAPETFAVGRLTVDLGAYEARCGDEAVSLTASELRLLAALAREPGRVRRRGELLAAVGEGDGLADERTIDAHVKNLRRKLGDCRDQLETVRRVGYRLRTG, encoded by the coding sequence ATGGCCACAGGCACGGTCCTCATCGTCGAGGACGAGCGCACGCTCGTCGGGATCCTCACCGACTACCTGAGGCGGGAGGGCTTCCGCGTCGAGACCGCCTTCGACGGGACCAGGGGGCTGGAGCTGTGGCGCGCCGCCCGCCCCGACCTGATACTCCTCGACATCATGCTGCCTGGCATCGACGGCCTGGAGGTCGCCCGGCGGGTCCGCGCCGAGTCGGCGGTGCCGATCATCATGCTCACCGCCCGCGACGAAGAGGTCGACAAGCTGGTGGGGCTGGGGCTCGGCGCCGACGACTACGTGGTGAAGCCCTACAGCCCGCGCGAGGTAGTCGCCCGGGTGAAGGCGGTGCTGCGGCGGGCCGGCGGCGGCGTCGAGGCGCCGGAGACGTTCGCGGTAGGCCGGCTGACGGTCGACCTCGGGGCCTACGAGGCGCGCTGCGGCGACGAGGCGGTCAGCCTCACGGCCAGCGAGCTGCGCCTGCTCGCCGCCCTGGCGCGCGAGCCCGGCCGCGTGAGGCGGCGGGGCGAGCTGCTCGCGGCCGTCGGCGAGGGCGACGGCCTCGCCGACGAGCGGACCATCGACGCCCACGTGAAGAACCTGCGCCGCAAGCTCGGCGACTGCCGCGACCAGCTCGAGACGGTGCGACGCGTCGGCTACCGGCTGAGGACGGGCTAG
- a CDS encoding ATP-binding protein produces the protein MPLGGGPRGAPHRPGPPWSGGWATGEGHRWRGPPRHRRHWGLRRRLTFTYAFVALAAVALTSWLTLGAVFRAQGELFGAEWMHGGPPWERLVAPDEGRDGAAAPGLDGEDVPDLREAREAFRGVARTGLLAALLAFLVATWVAGAVTRRLTRPLLALEGGARRLAAGERGMRLALPPSRDELRNLTEAFNSLVSGLERQESWRRGVVADIAHDLRTPLSVLRSEIEAMQDGVRPLDEEGLARLHQEVMRLTRLVEDLRTLSVAEAGGLGLEREPIDVAAFLGRVVDGFASRAGSAGVELRLGRVAEGLEVEADPAALARVLDNLVDNALRYAAPGAVELGARSAGGEVLITVRDHGPGLPEGEADRLFERFYRGDPSRARQEGGGSGLGLSIAKALVEAHGGRLEARDHPEGGAEFTVVLPAPA, from the coding sequence GTGCCCCTCGGCGGCGGACCGCGCGGCGCGCCGCACCGGCCCGGTCCGCCGTGGTCCGGCGGCTGGGCGACCGGCGAGGGCCACCGCTGGCGCGGCCCGCCGCGGCACCGACGCCACTGGGGCCTCCGCCGTCGCCTCACGTTCACCTACGCGTTCGTGGCGCTCGCGGCCGTCGCCCTCACGAGCTGGCTGACCCTGGGGGCCGTGTTCAGGGCCCAGGGCGAGCTGTTCGGGGCCGAGTGGATGCACGGCGGCCCGCCCTGGGAGCGCCTCGTCGCGCCCGACGAGGGCCGCGACGGCGCGGCCGCGCCCGGCCTCGACGGCGAGGACGTGCCGGACCTCAGGGAGGCGCGCGAGGCGTTCCGCGGCGTGGCCAGGACCGGCCTCCTGGCGGCCCTGCTGGCGTTCCTGGTCGCGACGTGGGTGGCGGGTGCGGTGACGCGGCGCCTCACGCGTCCCCTGCTCGCGCTCGAGGGCGGGGCCAGGCGCCTCGCGGCCGGAGAGCGCGGGATGAGGTTGGCGCTGCCGCCGTCGCGCGACGAGCTGCGCAACCTCACCGAGGCGTTCAACTCGCTGGTGAGCGGGCTCGAGCGCCAGGAGAGCTGGCGGCGCGGGGTGGTGGCCGACATCGCCCACGACCTGCGCACGCCGCTCTCCGTCCTGAGGAGCGAGATCGAGGCCATGCAGGACGGCGTCAGGCCCCTCGACGAGGAGGGCCTGGCGAGGCTGCACCAGGAGGTGATGCGCCTGACGCGCCTCGTCGAGGACCTGCGGACGCTCTCCGTCGCCGAGGCGGGAGGCCTGGGCCTGGAGCGCGAGCCGATCGACGTCGCGGCGTTCCTCGGTCGCGTGGTGGACGGCTTCGCGAGCCGCGCCGGCTCGGCGGGCGTCGAGCTGCGCCTGGGCCGCGTGGCCGAGGGCCTGGAGGTGGAGGCGGACCCCGCGGCGCTCGCGCGCGTCCTCGACAACCTCGTCGACAACGCTCTGCGCTACGCCGCGCCCGGGGCGGTCGAGCTGGGCGCGCGGTCCGCGGGCGGCGAGGTGCTGATCACCGTGCGCGACCATGGACCCGGCCTGCCCGAGGGGGAGGCAGACCGCCTGTTCGAGCGCTTCTACCGCGGCGACCCGTCGCGGGCCAGGCAGGAAGGAGGCGGCTCGGGCCTGGGCCTCTCGATCGCGAAGGCTCTCGTGGAGGCGCACGGCGGCCGGCTGGAGGCCCGCGACCACCCGGAGGGCGGCGCGGAGTTCACGGTCGTGCTGCCCGCGCCAGCCTAG